Below is a genomic region from Prunus persica cultivar Lovell chromosome G3, Prunus_persica_NCBIv2, whole genome shotgun sequence.
GTCAACAAAGGATCTGCTTGGGTTGCATTGCCTTCTCCTAGAGCAAGATGGTTCGAAGATTCAGCTCGTGCCCTTGCAGGAAATAATGTCATCTTCAACGGAATTGCAAGGGGAGAAAGCAGAAGGATAACCATTATCGCAACCAAAATGTAGGAAACAGCATCACTAAGAGTTACTATCTCATTTACTACTGTGACTGTGAGAAGATAGATTGCAAGCAAAACACTGACAGTTATGGTGAAGAGAAAATGGACATGCTCCGAAGAATCTTCTCCAGAAGCTGGAGTACATGGACGAATAAAGTACATCAAGGCTAAACACAAAACAGGAATCCCAAGAGCAAGGAACAACAACAGATTCAAAGCAGATTCCTTAAGCACCACACTGTATACCACTGTATAAACTGCAGCGCTAAGCCCGATATAGCCTTTGAGAATGCCAGCAACAGTGCCTCTACTGAGAGGGAAGTTCCTCATGTTGGTTACAAGCACAGCTGTGCCTATCCAAGCATTGCTATTTGTGGCAATGCAAAGTGTGATGCATAACTGCCATATCATTAAAAGAGAAACGTTAGAGGTCCAAATGTGAAAGCTAAAACATATATGCTGCCTCAGCTGCAAGCAATCAAAGAACGGTTATAACTATAAGGGGTGACAAGTTAAATGAATGCCAAAGTGGTGAAATAATTATTTCAACAGATTACCAGAATGCCACTCAGATGAAAGCATGCTCGCATAGAAAAGTCTAAGTAAATCAACTGCACGGCACAAAATATGCACAAAACAAGATTCTTATTGTTACAAGAAAATATGTACAACCAATCACAATGTAGCGGATATCTGATGAACTAATGTCAACCGAAAAAGACACTGAAAAATCATGTAATTTGATTGTATCTATTTAATGTGTTCTTAGGAAAAACATTTGTCCATATACAATGTACATGGAGGATGATGCTACTTGCATCGCTTCAATTTTAATCATGCAGAAGGCTCCAGAAAGAGAGGATAAGAGATATTATTGAGATTTTTTATCGCCTTAAGTGAGATTAAGATAGTACCAACAGTATAGGAAATGAGGAAATGAGGAAATGAGGAAATGAGGTCTGGTCATCAGTAATCAACATTTATACTACTTTATAATtccaattttgaaaattgaatcaGTTAGACATAATGTCTTGAACTCAGGAACATATTTTGTTAAAGCAGACTGGTGGATCCTTTTCTATCTGTAAGTTTcctatcaaataaaaaaagttcggatcatatttcttttttttaaaaaatttacttCTGAACTTAGAAGAGGTTCATGAGTATGGAGCCCAACTCAACCACAATAAAATTAGAATTCAAGAATAAGCATGAAAACAGGTACATTCATGTCCCCAGCCTTTACTTTTCCATATTATGATACAAATATGCTCAGCTTTGTCACTCTAGCTTTGACCAAACTCATGCTTCAGTAGACAAATGAATACGCTCCAATATTGCAGAGTCCAATGCAGTATTGTCAAGAAGTTGACTTTGAATGCAATAACTAAAACTTTTCAATGTATTGGTACTTGCACCTTAAATAGTTTTGGTGCAATAATCTTCAGGAAACATGAAGAATTCCTCCCTTTCATGCTAAAATGTTTTCTGAAGAGTCCCATTATCAAAACACCTTAAGTACAAATATTTAAGCCATTATCAGAACACCTTAAGCCACAGCTGGTAAATAATCATCTTCAAAACAAATGCATATGACGAGGCATCAGCAATGGTTGATTATTCCAACCACAAATAACGTAGGGGAAGATTAATCACTTTTTACATCCAAAAGAAGTGCTCTGATGAAAACTTACCCAATGATTAAAATTGCACCACCCAACTCCAGACAATATCTTAAtattaaaatagaaataaatctGGTTCTCCAAACCCAATATTCCTCCTAAAGATCTCTAAGTTGTCTTTGCTAGATTTGACTAATACTTCTGCAAAGTAGCTTCCAAATCTGCACCCAACCTGCCCCTTAACAAGAGGATTCAAGTAAGCAAACCATTTATACAACATGCTCTTGATTTATTAGATGATACACGCTAAGTAAAAGCACTAAAAGATGTTGATACTACAACATGCACTGAACTAGATAGACGCATAGACTAGTAGATATGAAAATTGCCGGATTTGGCAACTAAATTCTATCCTTAAGGTTTCCAGTCTTCAAGAATAATGAACAAAGTTCtgttaaaaaaatgcaaaggGAAATAAACTGAACACAATGATCACAAGGGAAAATAGGGCAAGGAATTTGTTCTTTAAGGAGAGGAAGCTGGAATTAATTTTCGATAGCAGGCATTGGTTTTCAGCATGTTAAGGATGCTTTTTGTTTACAGTTATTCTGCTTAGCTCCTTaaacaaaatacaatgaaaaaaaaaggactatGTTGGTATTTCTTAATCACTGATTTAAAGAATTTCCTTTAAATTGTAGGCTACAATTGGCAGTTCAATATCACTACATTCCCTTTCAAGAGTGAAATTTAATGCTAGTTCAACATCAGATGGAATATCAGCATGCTCTAACCCAATCTCTCATGCTTCCCAAGAAAATAGATAAATCACTAGAAAGAACGGAGAAAAGTAGTAAAACTACAAAATTTGAGAAGTACTACAATTAAGAAatcatcttcaaaattttataaaggACAACCAAGACCATTGTGGCATTCTATAACTGTtgcaatcaaaattcaaagtttCAGACAAGAAAATCTTTCGAGTGAATATGCAGAAAGAAACACTTACCAGAACAACAAACTTCCTAtctgaaaatttcaatatccCACCAATCACAATTTCAAAATGCCAACAATCCAAAACAGAGAAATGGAGGTATAGAGATATGAACTGGGTGACTCACCACAACAAAAGGCATGCTGGCAATAGTTTGGCTAACAGCAAGCCAGAGAACACCATAACCCAAGAAGCAAAACACACAACCAACCAAAAGCACAGCCCAAGGAGGGAACTTGTTGCAGGCAATTCCAGGAAGAAAACCCACACTCTCTCCAATGTCACTGGCCACTCCAAGTATCGTCAGCTCCTGCTGACTCAAACCCAGTACGGATTTCAGCATAGGGGAATAGAGTGGGAAGTTATAGGCGTTTCCAGCAGCAATTTGGACCCAAACTGCAGCTCCCAAACCCACCCATGGCGGTCTGCTTCCAGCTTTCAAAACTGGGCTCGGCATCTTCTGTGATGCAGTTGGATGCTCTGCTATTGgttatatatacaaaaggattcgagagagagagaaaaaagggaagaaaatgtGGGAAAAGAAGGGAAACGACGACGCAGTGTGACTGTGAGAGGTTAATGGAGTTTAGTACTCCAATCATGGAGAAAACAATGCCAAGATCAAGAAGAAGGTAAAGGACCGGAGACCAGAGGGCAGGTGTGCGAATCAAATTTATTccatttaataataatattcattGTCTTTTCTATTGTTTACACGTACTTTGCCCACATGTGTTCATTACGATCGCATAAAAGCAGCAGTTTTTATCGCAGTCAATTTACAGATCATCTATAGGCCCAATGGGTCAAAATTTAGCCCGTTTTTTAGGTCCGATTGGTTTGATTCACTTTAAGAATGGATAGAATTTGGGCCAAGGATTTGAAATTTCAGCTCAGCGGTCGATTTGAGCCCGTCTAGGCCCAGCCCAGCCTGcctataataaaataaatagtttataaaataataaaattggcccaataatatagaaaaataaataactaatATTGTAAGTAGCACTTCACGTTTCtacttctcctcttttttcatcttcatctcttcttgttcttgcctcttcttctccttcactatggatttctttttcttttctctctttaagTTCCTCCTTGGTCCAAACTTGAGTGAAATGAGATATGTTCACTATTCTAACTAAGGGCCCTACAATAGGAAGCtcaccttttttgtttttgtttttcaaagtCGAAAGATTACATTCATATCATTTATGCGTAAAGACCGTCAATCACAATGACCAATACAAATACACtaaccataaaaaataatatacaaaTATGGAGGGGTTCAACGGCACCAAACTCCAAAAGAGTTGATGCGCTtattacaacacaaaaactacaGTAAACTCAATAAAACATATGAAGAAACTCCTGAGTTCAAATGTTGCCATGTCAAACCCCTGAGGCCAAAACTGCTCTACTTGTTGCCTCATCCATTGAAAGAGTTGAAATGTGGAGTTTGCCTGCTCATGTCTTCAAACCACATGTCATGCTGTCATCCCAACCAACCACACTCCATGTCCTAGATTTACTAGAGACTGCAGAATTATGAGAGAGCCTCCTTTCCTGAAACAAAGCTGCATGTATAGTTGCCTCAAAGCACACTTCATTTCTTTAATGGAGTATTATATTTATAGACGGATGCTCTTCTTTGTCATATAAGCATTGGTGGCATCCcctacaattaaaaaaataattgagctTTTATAAATCAACCTAAATCCCATCACTATGTAAATATGATTCATGTtactatttgtatttgttgtaTTTGTTGTATTTAGTATTACATCATCCTATATGCCTAACCTTCTCATCTCTTCTGTTGCCTGTGCAACCATCATATTCTGGTCATATTTTACCGTGAAAAGTAATGATCATATTGAACAaaaaacgaaaagaaaaaagaattagaattcagatttcattatttgacattaatttttcacaaaaagttatttttgttcatgtaATTTATCACTTTTACCATTAAGGTGCTTGTGGtttcaatttggtcatttttgtccttttaatttcaatttaaaacaattcAAGGACAATTATCAATatctgtcaattttttttatcttccgTTACTTTTAGAGGGGCAATTCtatcaaattattaaaaaattcattccttttaaaaataaacaatacaaatggaaaaattaatgaataaaaaatttacttcttatccctctctctctcatccccTCCCCTAAGTTCACAATCAGATTACAACCACCACCCAACCCAAAGCcaccctcaccaccaccactccaaTCCCACCCAACAAGCCACTGCCCAACATCACCCACCCATCAACCAACCCTTACCACCCTCCCACCACAAAACTTCTCAAGATTTTAGGGAGAATaagaagattttttttttaaattatgaatttttccattttgtatTGTTTATTTCTAAAAGGAatgagtttttttaataatttgatcGAATTACCCCTCCACAAGtaacataaatgaaaaaaattagacaaaactTGAGAGTTATCCTCGAATTGCTTCGAATTAAAATCACACGGACAAAagtgaccaaattgaaacCACAAGGAGCTTAGTGGTATAAGTGATAAACCACATGGAAAAAAATtgactttaaattttttaaaataaaatttaaaacaaagttAAATTTGAATGAAGTTTTGATATGATGATCGTGTTGACCTCGGAATCTTTTCGGCTACATGTCAATTATTTCATAATGAAATAATCAAGTGGGTTGAGCGAACTTGGTAACAAAGACGTCATTCTTTAATGGTGTGCGTATGACGTGCTAGTACAGCAATCAGAGATGGTTGTGGATATGAGTGGGTGATGAATGTGTTATTGGTCTTGACTACTTCTCAAGTGATTGTGGCCAAGATAGGAACAGATTCTTAGTCGTAAGGTTCTAGGCCTCGACCACAAGGCCTTTGGAATGAGCGTGTGGTTGGATAGTATCACCAAGCGCGGTAGCTTGGTGGTGGCACTAGGCTTGATAGCAAAGTGGTTTCAGACAATTTAAGAAATGCTGGTATCCTAAGAAATCTGGATGGATAGGGCGGCGCTCAAGAAATAACTTAAGTAATGCAGGTATCCTAAGAACTTCATGTTGACATATTGAATGAACAATAGAAGTGGGGATTGCCCACGAACACAGAACGGTTTCTGAGTTCTTTGTAATGAGAGTTACACTAAATCCTAGGAGAAGACTTTGAAAACTAGAAATCACATGATAAAAAGGATAAAGGGTGCATTTTGAGCAGTAGTAGGGCTTGATTTGTTTGATTGGGCTGGACctttatttctttgattttgcttttatttatagaCTTTGTATTCCTCTAGCTGAGACAATAACCTTGACCGTGCTCTGACACGCGTCCAATTAGTCTTGTGGCAATTGACAACTTGGGCGGTGGAAAATGTGACCTTTAGCTAGTCTctaattctttctttctcaatgaGGCAAGCAAGTCTTTTGACCTTTGTTGTTTGCTCCTTAGAGCATCTTCAACAGACTCTCTATCCTCTCATCCCTAGCTACTTTGgctaaaaagaaagaaaatcctCCTCCAGCAGACTCCCTATTTGACTCTCTATTTTGGAGAACCAACTTTTGGCTCTCTACATGtaaagaggaggagagagaatttgGCTAgtaggagagagaaaaagagagagagagatagagacatTTGGGAGGTTGGTGGGGttgagttttaattttttttaataaatatattgaatttgcaagagaaagaggaggaaagagaaatagaaataataaaaaaatatttcagatCAGCCAAAGTAGAGAACATTGCTGGAGAAAACACATTTTAAGTGGTTTGCTATAATAGCTTTCTAGCTATTTTAGCTGGAATTTGGCTAAAATTTAGAAACTCTCCTGGAGATGTTCTTAATAGGGTAAATGATTCTTCGGTCTATCTATGTGATCGAGCTCTTCCCTTTCAAGATGCAAGCATTAAGTAAGAAAGCTGCTGGTGTGATCTGGTGAGGCAAATCCTTCCTTGACTTTGAAAAGTTCGGTCCCTTCAATTGCTGCCATCTTTAAGGACTCGTCTTTTAGGTCCATGGACGAAAATACTAAGTCTAACAAGATGGTGACTATAGATTTGCACAGTTAATTGCTTGTGCGTTAGTAAGGACACTCGTTTAATTGCTCCAGCTTTTGTTACTTAAAGCGTTTAATCGACAACCAATTTCATCTTAGCTGCGAAGAAAGCTTAAACCATATCCTTTCAAATTGCACAATCAATGCTCAATCGTTGCTTGACCTTGCTTCCTTCCCAAGTTTTAATAActaaattggatttcacaaacTTTCTataacaaatttaatattttaaaatttaattaaacccAAAATTCCTATTAAAAAGTAGAAAcggaaaaggaaacaataatCTAGAATATTAGAAATAGAATTCCAAATCTTAAAAGGCCAATTTTGTATGGCTTTTTAAGAATAAGGAAACAAAGAATGGACCCTTCTGGCCACCTATATTTTAGACTTTAATTAAAACTTGACTCAGCAAACCACAATTTAGTGCAACTTCTTAACCCTGATTAGTAGCCAGATTAAATCATTAATATTGTTCACTGTCGTTAATGGAATACAACCTGTGTCAAATAGACACCTTGGTTCTTAGTCATTACAAGTCAACTTGTAACCCAAGATGGAAGCTAAAATAACTTCAATCTGTTGTAAAGTATAAAGtagtggagcccacttactatttgtttgtagacTTTGGTGCATGAGTTTATTCACGAGTGAATAGTGAATAGTGAAGATGATTGGATAGAAACATCACGGGTGCCATTTAtcaatgcctataaataggtaacctgcaaagtgaaaagaatgagaagaaaagaagagaaagggagaaacggaaaaagaagaggaaagaaacaaagaagaggaaagaaagaagagaggaaagagagaagagaaaagaggaaagaaataagggaaaagagaaaagaagagaaagggaaacggaaagaaacaaagaagaggaaaaagtgaaggggaaagagacaagaggaagagaaggaagaaagagggtgaatgagtgaagagagagagagcagagagaaaattcagtgagccacacatgttgtaaacactaaagttgtagccatattattttatatagtaaaaagttactgctgctgctctccgaggacgtaggcatagccgaacctcgttaaatgctgtgtctcatctactttacgtgcagctcaatattcgtacatattccaggttatttttataacacgttatcagcacgagaagctctcagatTCCAACGAAGAAAAGTAGTGAAGGAGCTGTGGTCTGCTAGACAGATATACGAGCAAACCAACTGGAAGGATAAGTTCCTTGTCTCTAAatttttccattattttattatttctttacaaTATTTAATACATAGTAAGGTTAGTGCAGGTGTACTGGTGACATTGGAAAAGCAGAGGCTTAAATTCAAACATGTACAAAACCAATTTAATATGATAAGATATGTTGGAAAGCTGTTTTTGGTTTAATATATTGTTGATGTNNNNNNNNNNNNNNNNNNNNNNNNNNNNNNNNNNNNNNNNNNNNNNNNNNNNNNNNNNNNNNNNNNNNNNNNNNNNNNNNNNNNNNNNNNNNNNNNNNNNNNNNNNNNNNNNNNNNNNNNNNNNNNNNNNNNNNNNNNNNNNNNNNNNNNNNNNNNNNNNNNNNNNNNNNNNNNNNNNNNNNNNTTgctttatttaaatgtatggagcagaattagtgcccatacaagcacgtttactttacaaatttaatttaccgcacatttaattttatttaaggtatggtgcgggattaacgtccatacagcaagcaatttaatttatgcatttaatttaccgcacatttacatttatttaaaagggtggtgcgggtttatcgtccacgcctttacttttatttaaatgtatggagcagaattaatgcccatacaagcaccttaactttatgaatttaattttctgcacatttacatttatttaaagtgtggtgcgggtttatcgtccataccagtaatttatttaccagcaatttattttatggactaaatgtgctgtatgatgagttttttttttacagtatatagatcaggaccagaagtttcttgatcctcatcatacaattacatcaggacttgaagatccttgatgatgatgttaatataaGAGCTgacagtctctccggtactatatttgtaaacatgtgattggacttgagggtccttgatccctgacatgtaaataaggatctggggttccttaatgatgtaacagtaccgtattggttcataatgccgtacacattgatgataactgtactggcagatgaatagatacgtattcatgacttgatgaatagtactattcacatgaatagtgacgtatgcataaatatgaaccattttgggtaaatcgtcactatatacaaaagggaacctgtagtttcatggtgccgtacacatggatgataactgtactggcagatgaatagatacgtattcatgacttgatgaatagtactattcacatgaatagtgacgtatgcataaatattaaccattttgggtaaaccgtcactatatacaaaagggaacctgcagttccttaaactcatggatgagcaattaaatgagatgccagaagttattcaaaatatggacaattatgtaagggcttgaagtccagaaatatgtacagaaaattgtaagaatgtccataccatgagaatatgtgattttggcctgaagttcaaaatctaacagtgttgagaacctgaagttccaacaattaaatggacaacccttgaggtagtattgcaaattgtggtacgccacatatttctttggcataagaagatgatgaatttaataaagttcgattttgttataatcgacacctcaaggaagaaatatattttgtgaattccggttgttaagaatacaccgcgaaatggataatattaatataaacctcaaataatgaattgaggctccccacatattttgttatatttgggccggaagcccattgatccaaatatatgagagatcctgaacttgaagttgtgggtatatagtagttaatgctcttcactactatattgtgatattatcatgacttttactcaattcatatttcatgtccatttgaaaagggcaaataaattctgagtttgtgtttagcccaagacaaaagttccgggctcccatacgttgaaatatgaaatttggaaaagtcgatgtggttatttgaacctataaggcacaaggttccaaaccgtcattttgaaaagacgtaaaaaaccacaggtgcaaattttaagaatgtgcgcaattattataagaGGAAATgagcaagttgaaacgcagttgctccaatcaagttttgcaaaggccatatctataggaggaaatatggctacagtttccaggatcccaatattatctcagatccccatattatctttttctttcccagagtccaaaacttcacgtggcctctgatAATGcatgtcggcactttcggcgttttcaagtattattttcaaagccgatcttgctttacggatttcacggagctactttttcaaaagtatcccgagaatctcgcaattttcctatggttaatttgaaattcaccggttctacctattcattgtatttgtgtataaatgtgttactaacgaaattttctttgcagaagacatctagttttctccatacctagtgatgcgatatctacttgtttttctcatcagtgagcactcaatatgcccgagaagcaagactatctctgatcatccattcaggaagcgagactatccctgatcacgtttccgctgcattagggaactgtgaaggtgACCTTATGCTCCAATCTCCTGAGGTCTTtatagactaggagaaatgagagcttgttgtttgctcccaccagcttccttccttgattgcttaccttaccttgcaatcaatatcacaatttttgttttttttctttcttttataacCCTTTGTTCAtaagggattttatttctttagaatgaacatctgaagaatgaatccatgcagTGATCCGAACTCTGAGTCAACTCAATATTcgtacatattccaggttatttttataacacaatcaaatttccaaattttcaataCAACTTTTTTTTCAGATGTGAGGCCAATATTGTGTCCGTCCCTTTTCGAGTTTAATTTCCAATAAAAATAGAGTTGACTTTTAACATGTTTACAACATTTCTTTAATTTGTCAGAAAAATTACCCAAAGgaaatatttatcttttgtaCTCATGTCTTGTTCTCAAACGTCTCAAACATGTACATGTTTGCTTACCCATgatcaatttatttataatattggtaaatataaattgttttaaaaaaaactaaaattaaaaataaacaacagcACAATACAGTTAGAACCCATAATCTGAATCTCAAATGAGCATCAATTTGCAACCAAAAAAACCCATCACAATTTCATCTGCCAACAcccaaatcaaatttaaagaaCAATTCGTggaataaaaatcaaatttacaaaaatgaatttaaaaaaaaaataatctggCTATTAAAtcccagaaaaaagaaattcatcaTCTACAGTGCTATCATCATCCTATCATCCTTCACGAAAAAAAACTGGTGAACGATTTCTGAGTCAACTCAACCGTTAACTCGCTCTTATGTCCAAACTGCCCCTAAACCTTAACTTcaccacaacaaaacaaagaatcaAGAATCGGGACTTAaacgtcgtcgtcgtcgtcgtcggaAGCTTTGGACATTACGGAGAGTCGGCTTGGCTTGGGCTGAAAATCAACTCGGCGCCGCTGACTGTGCGAAGAAGGCCTGATCAGAGCCGACAAAGCCCTCTTCACCAAGTCCCCTTCAACCCCTCCGATTCTCACCAGCGAGTTTTTCATCGCCGACCTTCTGTAGTTCAGTCTGATAGTCGAGTGATACGACGACGTTTGGTCGTTACTATTCAAGTGGTGAGCCGCTCCGCCACGTGGCGAGTTCTTGTGCAGGGCGCATCGGAACGAGCCCGGGTGCGTCGTAGGGGAACAAAGGCACGTCTTCTTGCTGGTAGGGACGTTCTTGTAGTTATTCTTGTTGCTGTGGTTAAAGTGGTTCTGCACCGAAATAGAACGGCCCGGAGAGCCCGAGCGGTTCTCGAACCGCAAAGACGACGACGACTGGGACGGCGAGCGGTCGTAAACGGAGAGGCGCGTGGGGGAGCCAGAGCGATTGAAGAACGTCGACGTGGCGGAGGAGAAGCTGGAGGAGGTGGACGAAGCGAAGCCCGAGGACGACGAGGAAAACAACGGCTGCGATTTGCGACACGAGTACGTGTTCGATCTTGATCTCGACGACGCCACGGCCATTGTTGTACAGTGGTGAGAGCAACAGAGACGATTTTGtgatatgagagagagagagagagagagagagagagagaggaatttGAGTATTCGAATTTCGGTGTGTGAATTTTGGAAAGCGCCGTTGGGTGGTTTGTTTGGTAAAAACCTAAAGAGAATCGAGGGGGGTATATATAGTGGTCTGTGGGGGAGTGGGCGAGTTGTAATTTCATTGTGTTTCGGAGTTGGATTGTGGGTTAGAAACCGCCGAACGGTAAGGCATCGTTCTCGGATCCAATGGGCAATAGCTATGGGAAGCTATGGGCCCATTGTTAATTTCATCTACTTCCACGCGCCCGAAAGTTTTATTGCATTTctttttagtgtttttttgtttttctcaatgCATTTATTTTAGGGTTAAGTGTATAATTAAGTTCAAAAATCATTAATCTATATGGTGCAAGTgcaatttaatattaaaaatatcattaatCTATATTTATTAAAGCTTCAAAAATaatgttaaaaaataataatttgattttgatgtaAAGGGTAAACtagtaaatgaaaaattagatGAAAACTATTCGAAAATAGAGGAAGTTAGTTGAGATAGGGATAACGCACAAAACCCTAACCTTTCAAGTATCGAAATTATTCGTAACATTTTATCCCTTTAACACataggaaacaaaaaataatatgtagCTTTTGCATCATAATTTGTAATCAAATACTTGAAAAATCAGTAATTAAATGGATTAAAGAAGAGTCGTCAATCTCATACCTATTCATTCCCATCACATTTCATCcaaattttatgtatttatatatttataaagcTATATTTTGAAGAGactcaattaaatttttttttttggggaaaaaataaTCAAGAAACTCGCGCGAGATGAACtataattgtaatttacaAATCTTTTGAGTTTCATCAAGCGCCAAATTTGGCGCGTTTGTGTAATATCAACATGGTGCTCAATGTAATGGCGGGAAAGCCACAGA
It encodes:
- the LOC18782632 gene encoding protein NUCLEAR FUSION DEFECTIVE 4, with the translated sequence MPSPVLKAGSRPPWVGLGAAVWVQIAAGNAYNFPLYSPMLKSVLGLSQQELTILGVASDIGESVGFLPGIACNKFPPWAVLLVGCVFCFLGYGVLWLAVSQTIASMPFVVLCITLCIATNSNAWIGTAVLVTNMRNFPLSRGTVAGILKGYIGLSAAVYTVVYSVVLKESALNLLLFLALGIPVLCLALMYFIRPCTPASGEDSSEHVHFLFTITVSVLLAIYLLTVTVVNEIVTLSDAVSYILVAIMVILLLSPLAIPLKMTLFPARARAESSNHLALGEGNATQADPLLTPSSSATYLGSFHEAEDSSDVETLLAIGEGAVKKKRRPKRGEDFKFHEAFIKADFWLLWFVYFLGVGSGVTVLNNLSQIGIALGASDTTILLSLFSFCNFVGRLGSGAVSEHFLRTKTIPRTFWMACAHVLMIVSFVLYALALSGTLYVATALFGICYGTQYSIMVPTSSELFGLKHFGVNYSFMGLGNPIGAILFSVLLAGNVYDAEAAKQGGSTCIGSSCFRLTFIVLASACGLGTILSIILTIRVRPVYQMLYAGGSFRLPQSSSH
- the LOC109947959 gene encoding uncharacterized protein LOC109947959, producing the protein MVWLEPFLVGLNDVVNDDDGGSSPINYVDLPHLYIQMELCDNILKDILENDKIMTEDMCWNILANIMLPIAIAHWIRERCLTVRRFLTHNPTPKHNEITTRPLPHRPLYIPPSILFRFLPNKPPNGAFQNSHTEIRILKFLSLSLSLSLSLISQNRLCCSHHCTTMAVASSRSRSNTYSCRKSQPLFSSSSSGFASSTSSSFSSATSTFFNRSGSPTRLSVYDRSPSQSSSSLRFENRSGSPGRSISVQNHFNHSNKNNYKNVPTSKKTCLCSPTTHPGSFRCALHKNSPRGGAAHHLNSNDQTSSYHSTIRLNYRRSAMKNSLVRIGGVEGDLVKRALSALIRPSSHSQRRRVDFQPKPSRLSVMSKASDDDDDDV